The window CAAATTTTGCAAACCCTGGCCGCCATGCTGGAGCAGCCCGGCGCCGAACGCGTGACCACGGCAGGCCTGGCCGCCAAAATCGGGGTGAGCGAAGCTGCCCTTTACCGCCACTTTGCCAGCAAGGCGCAAATGTTCGAAGGCCTGATCGACTTTGTTGACCAGTCCACCATGGGCCTGATCCGCCAAGTCACCGACCGCGAACCCCCTGGCCCCCAACAGGCTGCCCGCATCGTGGCGTTGCTGTTTCAATTTGCCGAGAAAAACCCCGGCATGAGCCGCGTCATGATTGGCGACGCGCTGGTGCTGGAGCACGAACGC is drawn from Limnohabitans sp. 63ED37-2 and contains these coding sequences:
- the slmA gene encoding nucleoid occlusion factor SlmA, with translation MPDQEPHEPMADEAPAPTRKRPKPGERRLQILQTLAAMLEQPGAERVTTAGLAAKIGVSEAALYRHFASKAQMFEGLIDFVDQSTMGLIRQVTDREPPGPQQAARIVALLFQFAEKNPGMSRVMIGDALVLEHERLQERINLMFDKIEAQLRQTLKTSDSTTPTADAQVTASLLVAFMQGRLQRFARTGFKRLPSEHLQAALARVL